A genomic region of Candidatus Marimicrobium litorale contains the following coding sequences:
- a CDS encoding glycine zipper domain-containing protein, whose translation MKTSGSVIAIMCLLSACTTTDEIIIDQKGVNMNAYNQDLAECRTYASEVKTNEKTAKGAGSGAVVGGLIGAITGGVEGAARGAGVGAVGGGARGASEGERSEVEVVKRCLGGRGYRVLN comes from the coding sequence ATGAAAACTTCAGGCAGTGTTATTGCGATAATGTGTCTACTGTCGGCCTGCACGACGACGGACGAAATTATTATTGACCAGAAAGGCGTAAATATGAATGCCTATAATCAGGATCTGGCTGAATGCCGGACCTATGCCAGTGAAGTGAAGACGAATGAAAAGACGGCCAAGGGTGCTGGATCAGGCGCGGTGGTGGGCGGCCTTATCGGAGCGATTACCGGTGGCGTTGAGGGGGCTGCTCGGGGCGCCGGTGTTGGCGCGGTCGGTGGCGGTGCGCGGGGCGCGAGCGAGGGTGAGCGCAGCGAGGTAGAGGTCGTCAAGCGATGCCTGGGCGGTCGCGGCTACCGGGTTCTCAACTAG
- a CDS encoding serine hydrolase domain-containing protein: MLLGLKKKQALNLDGMVHPDFVSVGETLRHMLQNYSGGAAVCVYHRGEPVVDLWGGYRDDEDTLWTRDTMAPSFSTTKGVAATLLHIFADRGLIDYDERVATYWPEFGQAGKSRITVRQVLSHQSGLYHIRQMIDHVDRMLDWKYMIGAIEATKPAHPPGKRTGYHGLTFGFLVGEIIQRVTGKKFSTLVQQEIARPLKLDGLYIGTPQRELPRAAQLMFPDVTRRLAQTSLGDKLEKGASGLSKALGYIGLDSDLSSIFDALAPRGVSDFDFGSPESLRAAIPAANGLFTARSLAKMYATLANGGEFEGVRLLSAGALEQATTLQRPTGRLSVIPFDMRWRLGYHGVATTRGFPQQAFGHFGFGGSGAWADPERDLSVALIVNSGLGSPFGDLRTARISGAALSCANARSRTAGLLKGSLALA; the protein is encoded by the coding sequence ATGCTGTTGGGTTTGAAAAAGAAGCAGGCACTCAACCTTGATGGAATGGTACATCCGGATTTCGTCTCCGTCGGGGAAACCCTGCGCCATATGCTGCAGAACTATTCCGGCGGCGCAGCGGTCTGTGTGTATCATAGAGGCGAGCCCGTGGTGGATTTATGGGGTGGCTATCGGGATGACGAGGACACCTTGTGGACTCGCGATACGATGGCCCCCAGTTTCTCCACCACAAAGGGTGTAGCCGCCACGCTGCTGCATATTTTTGCCGACCGGGGCTTGATTGATTATGACGAGCGAGTAGCCACCTACTGGCCAGAGTTCGGCCAGGCGGGTAAATCCCGTATTACTGTTCGGCAGGTTTTGTCCCACCAGTCAGGCCTTTATCACATCCGCCAGATGATCGATCACGTGGACCGGATGCTCGACTGGAAGTATATGATCGGCGCCATTGAGGCGACCAAGCCCGCACATCCCCCGGGCAAACGCACGGGCTATCACGGTCTGACGTTCGGCTTTTTAGTGGGTGAGATAATTCAGCGGGTAACCGGTAAGAAATTTTCTACACTGGTACAGCAGGAGATTGCCCGGCCCCTGAAGCTGGATGGCCTTTATATTGGCACCCCACAGCGTGAGCTGCCGCGTGCAGCGCAACTCATGTTCCCCGATGTTACCCGACGACTGGCGCAAACGTCGCTGGGCGACAAGCTGGAAAAAGGCGCGTCGGGCCTCAGTAAGGCGCTGGGATATATTGGACTGGACTCGGATCTCTCCAGTATTTTTGACGCGCTGGCACCGCGGGGTGTGAGTGATTTTGATTTCGGTTCACCGGAATCGCTGCGTGCGGCGATTCCCGCGGCGAACGGCCTTTTCACTGCGCGCTCCCTCGCAAAAATGTATGCGACGCTGGCCAATGGCGGCGAGTTCGAAGGTGTGCGCCTGCTGTCTGCAGGCGCGCTTGAGCAAGCCACGACACTGCAGCGCCCCACGGGCCGCTTGTCTGTCATACCCTTCGATATGCGCTGGAGACTCGGATACCACGGAGTGGCAACCACCCGGGGTTTTCCGCAGCAGGCCTTCGGGCACTTCGGCTTCGGCGGCTCGGGTGCCTGGGCAGATCCGGAGCGAGACTTGTCCGTGGCCCTCATCGTCAATAGCGGACTGGGCTCCCCCTTCGGAGATTTGCGCACTGCGCGCATCAGCGGGGCTGCCTTGTCTTGCGCTAATGCTCGCAGCCGGACGGCGGGCTTGTTGAAAGGGTCGCTGGCCCTCGCCTGA